AGGACATTAAGGTTTACCAGTTCACCTAGAAGAAGAGAACTATATAAATAAACTGCAAAACTTATAGTTACTGGAGCAATAACGAAATTACGAATCAGTAATTTATTTTTAAAACTTTTATGCTCATCAGTAGGAATAAAATCGCTAATATTAGCACCTCCAATAAGTATCTTGTTCCACATAAGGCTCCGATTCAGGCACAGTGCTTCTTCCATAACTGCGCTCCGTTAATTGAAGAAAGCTGTATCTGAGCAGTTTGAAATAGCTAATCGAAAATCGTATTTTTATTTGGGTTTCTTAAACTTTCAAATAGCAATTTAACTTGAGATTCCGTATTCCTGTTTACGGATAGTTGGGGCAAATCCTCTTCACTAAAAAAGTTTACTCCCTTTGTCTCTATGCCCACTTCCGCTTGTCCACCAACAATCTCACATTGGATAAATAACTTATAGTAGTGATAAGGATCAGGTGGGTGCGGATGTTTATTTTTATCCAAAACAGCAAGTACCTTGGTAGGAGTAACGTCAAAACCCGATTCTTCTTTTATCTCCTTTACGATATTTTCAGCAGGAGACAAACCAATTTCACAAAAACCTCCGGGTAAAGACCACCTATCATCAATTTTTTCTTTGACAAATAGGATTTGATTATCTTGAAAGATAACTCCACGAACATCCATTTTAGGTGTTTGATAACCTGTTTCATTTGTGAATAAATTCTTCACTTTTTCCATTTCTAATTCTGTGTATTCTTCCATAATCTCGGCACTTATATCTCGTAGTTCTTCATATCTTTCAATATCATAAACGTCTTTTGAAAAAGTCAATCCTGCTTGTGATAATGATTGTATCCTCTTTGCCCATTCTAACCATTTATAACTCATTTTGAACACCTTTATTAACAAGATCAACAAGCTGCTGAACACTGTCAAAAGAAGAATTGGGTTCAGTATTAAATTCTTGGGTATGATAATCGGGTAACCACTGTACTCCTACCGTATGTACATTTGCTTGATTTCCTGCTTGTATATCAGCATCACTATCTCCAATAAACATAGCTTCATTATTTTGCACACCTAATAAAGATAACGCCTTAATTATTCCTTCTGGATGTGGCTTTGGCTTAACAACATCATCACCTGTTATGATAATCTCAAAAAGCTTATCCATTTGAAGGGCTTTTAAGGAAATATCTAAACTCCTTCTTGCCTTACCGGTAACAATTCCTATTTTAATGCCATTGTCTTTCAGATGCTTTATCATATCATCAATTTCCTTATCAGGTTTAACTAAATTAGAATGATTCTCTGAATACGCTTTATAGTACAATTCAATTGCTTGTTCTTTATTTACATTAGTAAGGTTTTTTCTAATAATACCAGTTTCTGATGGACCAAACATTGCTTTTATCCCATCTAAAGAAAGGTTTTTATTATCAAATTCCTTAAAGACCTTCTGAAATGCATAAGAACAAATTGGTAATGTATTGGCTAAAGTCCCATCAAAATCAAAAATAATAGCTTTCATAAAATTCATCCCCTTTACATTTTTTCTTCCTCCAATATTATCAAATAAAAACAATCAAATGGTGTGAATTCAAAAAAGAATAGATTTTCTACCTTCAGTATAAGAACACTCGATTTAATTAGAGTGAACTTACTGCATTCACCAGTTTTTATTCAACAATCATGGCCGATAATGAACATTAGGGCGAAGCTTCTTTCTTCCGTATAGCGCCCGTTTGTTTAAGTGTAATTCTTAACCATACCAAGTAACTAATTAAAGAATTTTAACCTGTATTTATAATTGATCGACTACAACATTTCCTCCAGCATTTAAAAAGTCTATATTTATGTTATTGAGATTATCTTCATTATTATCGTTCATCATTATCCAAATTCCAGCTTTGTCATTAAGCATAATAATTTCTGCATCTATACCGTTAACTTTTATATTCTTGGTTTCAGTAACTAAATCTTTTGGTATAACTCCGTGGAAAAGATTATTTTTACTTGATTGAACACTTGAATAGGAGTAGTCCCCATTTTCGTTGTGAGAATAATATTTTCGTTTCCAACCAAATATACCCTTTTCAAACTGTACTAATGATACATTGTTTCCTACTTCAAATGGAACAAAAGTGTAATTATCAACTCGATAAAATGCTTTATCACCAATTTCATTCTGAGCCCCATCAGTTTTAAATTCACTATTTATGAATTTTTCAAAAGCCTCATCTACAGTTTTGGAACTTAAATTTATCGTTTCTATAACTGCAAAGATTCCATATATAAAAATAATCGTTGTGACAAATATTAAGGTTGCTTTTTTACGTTTACCCATATAAACCATATAAACCTCCCTTCTCTCAATCTTCTCATCTTTATGGCTTTCTTTAAGAAAGAAAATTGCACCTTAACTTAATAACAATTATTTCAAGTTTCTATTATTTTCACAAAGATTTATTTCGCAAAATGGCCCGACTCAGGAGAGCACGCTCTTATTCCTTTCTTGCGCCCTTTTCTTGAACAAATATTTAATATTCCCCAATCACGTTATTCACAATGATTTCAGTATCTCAAAGGACTAAAACCCTTGGAAATCTCCAAAAATCGGTGCTAATAATGAATTAAAAAGCGAAAACTTATCAAAAAATAAAATAACTCCCATTACGATCATAATTGTGCCACCTATTTTCATAAAAAGACCACTGTATTTTTTTAACCACGTAAATTTAGTAATAAAAAACGCCATTAAGAAAAACGGAATACTAAAGCCTAATACATAAGAAGTCATATACCATAGACCTTGTGATGGATTTGCGCCAACAAGTGCTAATGTAGCTGTTAATATTGGCCCCATACAAGGTGTCCAACCCACTGCAAAAGTTAATCCAATTAACATTGTTCCGATATACCCAGATGGTTTATTTTGAATATTTAGGTTGTGGTCTTTCATTAAAAACTTTGGCTGAAATACCCCAATAATCACAAAGCCAAAGAACACGATTAAAATAGCTCCTATTTGTCGTATCAAATCACCATATTGTAAATACCAAGTCTCTATTAAAGTCGCACTTCCTGTTGTTCCAAAACCCAGGACTAAAAAGATTATTGAGAATCCTAATAAAAAGAAAACTGTATGAAAAATTGCTTTTCGTTGGCCTTTCAATTTACCACTTTGTATCTCTGATACACTCAATCCAGTAATATATGACAAAAACGCTGGATATAACGGAAATACACAAGGTGAAACAAAAGTTAATGCTCCTGCACCAAATGCAAGAAAAATTGAAATATCTGTCTGCATTGTCAATCCACCTAAGGTCAATTATTTTTATTTCAAGTACAAGTAATCGTGCTGTTCCTCCTATTAAAGAAACCTGCTCTTTAACTGAATAACAATTATTTCAAACATCTGTTATTTCCACAAGAAGTTATTCCGTTTAATGGTCCTTATATTCATTTTTGAACCAATACCTTGTTCCTGATTAGCGCCCTTTTCTGGAATAACGGTATTCACTATTTGTAACATCCATTATTTGACGCTATCCAGAGCTTTCCTTCGCTTTATTTTTTCCCTTTAAATTATCAATAAAGAAGATAATACAGGATGCTACTACTGCAATTATGAAATTGCTTGTTTGACTTAAACCAATTATTAATCCAATAGTATAAAAAGCAAGGATTCGTATAAGCAGTATAGCAATATGATAAAATATGTCTTTTCCTTTTCCCGTGATATGTTGTATCAACACCGAAAAGAAGCTATCGACAGTATACAAATAAATAACTAAAACGACCGTTAAAAGCATAAGTTTACTTGTGTTAACGTCTAATGAAAACATTGTGTTAGCAATGTTTGTTGAACCAAACAGTGCAAATAATAATAAAGCAATTACTACAGTAGGAGCTAATCCAAGTATAAATGCAGCTGCAATAGCAGCGAATACCTTTCCTTTTTTCTTTTTAATTTCCTCTTTTTCACCCTTGAAAATCCATATAAACAGCAGCAAAAATGAGATAACAAATACAATAATTATCGGTGTAATGATGGTCATTTATATACTCCCTTTAAAAATTTGAAACACAAAAAAACTAACTTTAAAACTGACTATTTCCTCCAGAATCTGGCACAATTCAGGAATAGCATTTATTCCGTATTAGCGCCCGTTTGTTGCACTAAACAATATTTCTGTGGAAAACTGTAGATGACTTCACCTTCCTGATCAAAAATTCAAACTTCGGTACATCATCAGCAACGACAACTAAGCGAATACGGGGATTACCTTTGCTATCGGACAATTTGATTTCTGCTTCACCGTCACGGTTTTTTACCACTTGTATTCGGTTATGGCCAAGTGCATCATTTTCTTTTAGTTCCTTTATATAGGATTCTTTTTCTTCTTTTGGAGCATTCTCTAATTCGACTAATTTCTCAGCGACATCCGTAATGGGGAAATCCGGCTGATCATTTATTTCCAACCGGACTTCTCTTTTTCCATCTCGTTCAACCATTCCCATCCCAAAGATTTCATTTTGAAGATACGGGTCAAACGTTAAACTTGCCTGCTGGGTAACATAACCTTTATTATCTTTTTCGTTTGCAAAAACTAAACCACCACATTCAATTCCTTCATCATTATAAAAAATAGCGCCTGTCCTCGGTAAACCTTCCCTTTGTACTGGTTTCTCGTTAATCACCAAAGGGACTGAAAAATGCTCTTTGTTGCTTAACGCCATCCGAATCGTCTCGTCCTCATCTACAATGTTCATTCTGCCTACATCAATTTCATCAAATTTTGTTCCCTTTTTCCTGGACATAAATTTAACTCCTTTGTATATGTGCTATTGCTATAGTTCAATACAATTGAGTACAAATCCTTTTAAGGTATTAAAATCTTCTAAATCTAATGGACCTTTCTGCAATATAAAAATATGCTTACACACCCAGGACTGCTGCTTCTTATTCCGGAATGGCTCCATTGACCGAACAACCACTCAAGAGAAGTTAACAAAAAAGAGTCCGTATTTAGGCACTCTTAGTTACTATCACTGTTTTTTAAAATATAAAGTTCTTTTTAACCTTGTCGACAATAAAATCTATTTCATTAATTCTTGATTCATTGTTTAATTCAACCTGACCACCAACACCTCCCAGTTTTTCATCAACAGTATCAAACGATTATGCATTAATTGAACATTATCTTCTCCAAAAATACTCGCTAGTTCCGCAATCGGGGGCTTCCAGGAAAGTGAATAACAACAGAGTGGAAAAAACGAGGTAACTATACATGGTTGCTTCGTTTTTTTATTAGAATTTGTTCGAAACTTGACCGCAGTCAATTATTATTAGCTGGAAATACTCTATAGTTGTAAGTGTAAAAAGAAAACAAAAGAATTTTATTAAATAACTTGTAAAGGAGAAATATATTATGCAAAAAGCAATCATTCAATTAGAAACTTTATCCTGTCCGTCGTGTATTCAAAAGATTGATCATGCAGTAAAAAAACTGGAAGGTGTCGATCCGAACAGCGCGAAGGTTCTGTTCAACTCCAGTAAGGTCAAGGCGAATTTCGATGCTGAAACCGTTAAAATTGAGAAGCTGGAAAAAGCCATTGAAGACTTAGGCTACTCCATTATCAAAACGAAAGTAAAAGCTGCTTAATTCAAGAACAATAAACATTTTCAAAACTTGACCGCACTCAATTATTATTACCCAACATCATTCTATACTGGAATCATCAATTAAACAATAATTAAATCTGGAGGGAAACAGCATGCAGGGATATATTTTAGGGAAGAAAAATCAAATTACGCTGATCAGTGCCATTTTGATTGCCCTTGGCTTCTTTGGTCGATTTGGTCTAGATAACATGTTCATTTTCAACTGGTCGCTCATCATTGCATCGATTCTCGGAATCGCACCGATTGCCATTCAAGCGTATCAGGCATTAAAAGTAAAAGTTGTCAGTATTGATGTATTAGTCACCATTGCCGTTATTGGCGCATTGCTCATTCAAAACTATGAAGAATCAGCAATCGTAACGTTCTTATTCTTATTTGGCGCTTATTTGGAACAACGTACTTTAAACAAAACCCGTTCCGCCATCAAGGAATTAACCGAGATAGCCCCGGAAAGTGCATTGATCCAAATGGAAAATGGGGACTTTGAAGAAGTAGACGTGGATGATGTAGATGAAGACGATATCTTGTTAGTAAAAACTGGTGCAAAAGTGCCCGTAGACGGAACCGTGTTGACGGGTGAAGGGCATCTCAATGAAGCAAGTATTACCGGTGAATCTGTACCAGTAAGTAAAACAAAAGATTCTGAAGTATTTGCAGGAACCATCCTGGAAAATGGAACCCTTCAAATTCGAGCAGATCGAGTCGGGGAAGACACGACCTTTGGCCGCATTATCGAGTTAGTGGAAGAGGCGCAGGATTCTAAATCAGAAGCTGAACGCTTTATTGACCGGTTTTCCAAATATTATACGCCAGCTGTATTAATTCTTGGTGCCATTGTCTGGCTGTTTACTCAAAATGTGGAACTGGCCATCACGATTCTCGTATTAGGTTGTCCTGGCGCACTTGTTATCGGGGTACCTGTATCCAACGTTTCCGGCATTGGAAATGGTGCACGAAACGGTGTGCTGTTAAAAGGCAGTGAAGTCATCACGGACTTTAGCAAGGTGGACACCATCATTTTTGATAAAACAGGAACATTGACAGTCGGAAATCCTGAAGTAGCGGAAAAGGAATTTTATGGAAATAATACAGAGCAAATTCTCGGATACTTGGCCAGTGTGGAACGCGAATCAGAACACCCGTTGGCAAAAGCTGTCCTTGAGGATATTGGTGAAACAACCTTCTCTACTGTGGAAGAAACCGAAGTTGTAAAAGGCGAAGGGGTTGTCGCAAAAGTGGACGGCCATCGTGTCGTCGTTGGTAACGTCGCACTAATGGAAAGAAAAAATATTCTATTGAACAAAAAGGCCAGAAAAGATATCGAACGCTTTGAACAAAACGGGAACTCACTCGTTCTCTCTGCGGTCGATGGAGAATTAAAGGCACTGATGGGCATTCGCGACCAAATTCGCCCAGGTGTGAAACAGGATCTTCAAAGATTGAAAAAGCTTGGCGTGAAAAACCTCGTCGTCTTGTCCGGGGATAACCAGGGAACGGTCGATTTAGTTGCTCGTGAATTGGCATTAACAGAAGCACATGGACACATGCTGCCGGAAGGAAAGTCAGCTTATATTGAAGAAATGCAGGCAAAAGGGCAAATCGTTGCCTTTGTCGGTGACGGTGTAAATGACAGCCCGTCCCTCACCTTAGCGGATATCGGGATTGCCATGGGAAGCGGAACAGATGTTGCGATTGAAACATCTGATGTCGTCCTGATGAACTCGGACTTCAGTCGCTTGCCGCATGCATTAGGTTTGACAAAAGCAACCGCTAGAAACATGAAACAGAACATCACCATTGCAGTCGGAGTCGTGTTCGTCTTGTTAGCAAGCCTGTTATTTAGTGAATGGATGAACATGTCAATTGGCATGCTGGTTCACGAAGCAAGTATCCTGGTTGTTATCTTCAACGCGATGAGATTGCTGAGGTACCATTTAAGAGGCAGTAAGTTTCATAATGATATCAAAACACAAAAGAATGCAGAAACAGCGAACGCAGATAAGGCTGCTTAATCATACTGGGGAAGTATTCTTCATGAAGCAGAACAACTTCCCCGACATATTTAATCAAATTTGACCTGCGTCAATTTCAAAAGATGGAACCTCAGTTATACTTAAAATGTAAAGAGAAATAGGTGGAACAAAACGTCTCAATTATAAAAAGGAGAGATACAAA
The genomic region above belongs to Virgibacillus doumboii and contains:
- a CDS encoding NUDIX hydrolase is translated as MSYKWLEWAKRIQSLSQAGLTFSKDVYDIERYEELRDISAEIMEEYTELEMEKVKNLFTNETGYQTPKMDVRGVIFQDNQILFVKEKIDDRWSLPGGFCEIGLSPAENIVKEIKEESGFDVTPTKVLAVLDKNKHPHPPDPYHYYKLFIQCEIVGGQAEVGIETKGVNFFSEEDLPQLSVNRNTESQVKLLFESLRNPNKNTIFD
- a CDS encoding HAD family hydrolase; translated protein: MKAIIFDFDGTLANTLPICSYAFQKVFKEFDNKNLSLDGIKAMFGPSETGIIRKNLTNVNKEQAIELYYKAYSENHSNLVKPDKEIDDMIKHLKDNGIKIGIVTGKARRSLDISLKALQMDKLFEIIITGDDVVKPKPHPEGIIKALSLLGVQNNEAMFIGDSDADIQAGNQANVHTVGVQWLPDYHTQEFNTEPNSSFDSVQQLVDLVNKGVQNEL
- a CDS encoding cytochrome c biogenesis CcdA family protein, encoding MQTDISIFLAFGAGALTFVSPCVFPLYPAFLSYITGLSVSEIQSGKLKGQRKAIFHTVFFLLGFSIIFLVLGFGTTGSATLIETWYLQYGDLIRQIGAILIVFFGFVIIGVFQPKFLMKDHNLNIQNKPSGYIGTMLIGLTFAVGWTPCMGPILTATLALVGANPSQGLWYMTSYVLGFSIPFFLMAFFITKFTWLKKYSGLFMKIGGTIMIVMGVILFFDKFSLFNSLLAPIFGDFQGF
- a CDS encoding heavy-metal-associated domain-containing protein, yielding MQKAIIQLETLSCPSCIQKIDHAVKKLEGVDPNSAKVLFNSSKVKANFDAETVKIEKLEKAIEDLGYSIIKTKVKAA
- a CDS encoding heavy metal translocating P-type ATPase, whose amino-acid sequence is MQGYILGKKNQITLISAILIALGFFGRFGLDNMFIFNWSLIIASILGIAPIAIQAYQALKVKVVSIDVLVTIAVIGALLIQNYEESAIVTFLFLFGAYLEQRTLNKTRSAIKELTEIAPESALIQMENGDFEEVDVDDVDEDDILLVKTGAKVPVDGTVLTGEGHLNEASITGESVPVSKTKDSEVFAGTILENGTLQIRADRVGEDTTFGRIIELVEEAQDSKSEAERFIDRFSKYYTPAVLILGAIVWLFTQNVELAITILVLGCPGALVIGVPVSNVSGIGNGARNGVLLKGSEVITDFSKVDTIIFDKTGTLTVGNPEVAEKEFYGNNTEQILGYLASVERESEHPLAKAVLEDIGETTFSTVEETEVVKGEGVVAKVDGHRVVVGNVALMERKNILLNKKARKDIERFEQNGNSLVLSAVDGELKALMGIRDQIRPGVKQDLQRLKKLGVKNLVVLSGDNQGTVDLVARELALTEAHGHMLPEGKSAYIEEMQAKGQIVAFVGDGVNDSPSLTLADIGIAMGSGTDVAIETSDVVLMNSDFSRLPHALGLTKATARNMKQNITIAVGVVFVLLASLLFSEWMNMSIGMLVHEASILVVIFNAMRLLRYHLRGSKFHNDIKTQKNAETANADKAA